The following DNA comes from Thermodesulfobacteriota bacterium.
TCTTCCCTGCATTTCGCATAAGGTTTGCCAGTATAACCAGAAGCAGCAGCCCCATGCAGCAGATGGCAAACCAATCTCCAAAGCGGGTATAAAAAGATGTTTCGGTTATCAAGGGAACTGAGTCTGTCCTGACCGCGTCCTGAAACAGTTCGGTCGAATCAGTTACCCTGCCCACCGGGTCGATAAACCCGCTTATGCCTGTATTGGCACTCCTGACAAGGGCTCTTCTGTTTTCCACAGCCCTGAAGACGGCTTTGGAAAAATGCTGATACGGAGCGCCGGTTCTGCCATACCACGCATCATTGGTGATATTTACCAATAATGCCGCCCGATTTTTTGCCATGGCCCGGGAAAGATCCGGAAAAATAATTTCATAACAGATCAGAAAACCGAGTTTGTGTGTGTTCCACTGCAGGGTGTCTCCCTTTTTTCCGGGCCGAAAGTCCCCGACATGCTCCACTATTTTTCCCAGAAACGGAAGCCATCTCTTCAACGGGACGTATTCTCCGAATGGCACCAGATGGGCTTTGTCATATCTGCCATACACGTGACCGGCAGAACTGATCAGATAAGCGCTGTTGTAGTATTCTACCTTATGATTCCGGCGATCATAACACGGACTGCCGATGACAAAGTCTGCTGGGATATCGGCAATTCCCTTTATGATCATCTGAGAAAGCTTTGTGTCTTTTAAAAAATAAAAAGGAGCGGCTGTTTCCGGCCACACCACCAGGTCCGTCTTTTGTCCTTTCGCCGCATGAGATAAATCGATATATTTTTTTATGGTTGCCAGCTGAAATGCCTGATCCCATTTTTCTGACTGTTTTATATTTCCCTGTACAATGGTAACACGCTTTGAGGAAGAGTTCGCCACCAGTCGGTCAATCGATTCGATACGCAGTGCGCCATAGGACCAGACAATAATAAAAATAAATAAAAATAGAGATATAGAAAATAAAGCAAGCTTTATGGTAATTTTTGTATCCTGCCATTTAAGCCCGCTCAAAAATAAAAATCCGATGAAAATGGCCGCATTGGACAGCACAACCAAAAAAGAAACACCATATACTCCAAATATATCGGAAATCTGGAGGATATGCAACTGGTTAAATTGGGAATAGCCGATCAGTTCCCAGGGGAAACCGGATAAAAAAAATGAACGGATATACTCCAGTCCAACCCAAAAAACAGGGAGCATTAAAAATAAAACCGAAGGTTTTACCAGCAGTCGAGAAATGGTTGCTGAGAATACAGCAAAATAGAGTGCAAGATAGGCGGAAAACAGAATGAGAACCATTACAGATAGATGCCAGGGGAGGTGACCATATGTTCTCATCGTATGTATGAGCCAGTATATCAGGGTAAAATAGTGGGTAAGTCCGGTGCAAAAACCAAGCAAGAAACTTTTTTTCCAAGACAGGTCTCTTAAGGATATGAACAGCGGAACAAAGGCAAACCAGGCCAGCCAGCTAAAATTGACATTGGGAAAAGATCCTGTCAGTAACAGGCCGCTGGATATACTTAAGGCTAATTTTATTTTGTCAGATTCTGGTGTTTTCAATTTCGGTCACAGGTTGTATTGGTGAAATGTCGTATACATGCATTCATAAAATACTATTCATTTTTTGCTGACGATTCATGTTGTTCTGCCAAGGATTTTTGGTATGCCTTCCAGCCTGGACACCACGTGGTGTGCCACTGCCAGAGCCTGGCGATTATTGAACCGGGCTTCTTTTCAGCATATTTATGTAATTTACAGACCTCGCAACGAGACTTCATTTTTTTACCTCCTTAAAAATATGTTCGGCCATTTGCAAATACGAAAAGCATTGGCGGTGCACAATTAGGGCTAAACCGGCTGATTGAAAAGACGTATGAGTAAGCGTTAAAAAAAGAGAGCGCTTAAATAGGATTTTCGGCGAGTCGGATAATACCGGTGGAAACTGACTTTTTTGTTATCGCTTACTTATGCCAGAGTTTCAGTCGTTTAGCAACCCAATTGCCAACTGCCTCGAATTTTCCTTACAATCAGTTTGTAAATTTATACTCATAGATTTTGGCGGGCTTGATTTATTACAGCCCCATATCCAAAAATATGTTATGGTGGTTTTTTTTTCATCAGGCGATGCATTTTACCGGGGAACTTCTTGTTAAAAAACGTTTCCAGCTTTTGAGAACAGTTTGCAACCTTTGATATATCTACTCCGGTCTCAATGTTTAACGATTTCATCAGCCAGGCCGTATCTTCCGTGGCGATATTTCCTGCGGCTCCGGGCACAAAAGGACATCCCCCCATGCCCGCCAGAGCGGTATCAAAACGGGCAACCCCACATTCCATTGCAGCCATCACATTCACCAGTCCCAATCCACGGGTATCGTGAAGATGCAACACAACGGGTATTTTATCGACCTCGGGCAGCAATTTTTTAATAAGGCCTTTAATTGAAAATGGATTTGCCATACCGGTGGTATCGGAGATGGCAAGGGTGTGAATTCCCGTTTCCAGGAAATCCCTGGCAATTTTAACCACATGTTCTTCAGAAATCTTGCCTTCATAAGCGCAGCCGAATGCACACTGAATACCTGCGCGTATCTTCATCTTGTATTTTTGTGCAAGCCGAATCATGTCTTTTCCCTTTTCCAGGGCAGTTTCAAATGGCATGCCGGCATTTTTCCGGCTGTGGGTGTCGCTGGCAGATATTGAAATTTCTATATGCTGCAAACCGGAAAGCTGAGCGCGTTCAATTCCTTTCTCGTTTAGCACCAGCGCCCAGTAGCGCACGTCTTTTATGCTGGGAAGGCTCTTTAATAAATCTTCGGCATCTGCCAGCTGAGGGACCACTTGTGGATGAACAAAAGAGGTCACCTGGATATCTTTGAAACCGGCATCCACGAGACCGGAAATGATTTCATCCTTGAGATGGGTGGGAACTATTTTTTTTTCAAACTGGAAACCGTCTCTTGGCCCCACTTCAATCAGTGTTATTTTGTCCGGAAGATTTAAAATCATTAGAAAATGTCCGCATAATAATCTTTTTCAGATTTCGGCTTTTATTGATATACAACTGGGTTAAGATTTTATCAACTCTCAACTTTGATGATGTCGTAAAAAGCTCAAATAAGACACTTTGTGGCACTGTAAACTATAACAAATTATCAATCATATCGAAAGGCTATGATTTGGTTGTTTGAATATTGCTTGAACATCGAGTGATAAAATCGTTGAACCTATGCTGAGGAATCGAGGTGCTCTACCCGTCATAAATTGGCAGAATGTCTTATTCAAAATTCAGCGTTGAAGGTTCGATGTTGGACGTTCATCGCTTTTTAACAGTTCAACACATTCGATTGTTTTGCAAAAAGTCCTTGACCATTTCAACCCGCTGCCTGTAATCAAATCTCACTTATGGAAAAACATGCCCCCTTGAGAATTTGCCTGTTAAGTTACAGAAGCAATCCTCACAGCGGGGGTCAGGGCGTCTATGTTAAAAATCTCAGCAGAGCGCTGAAAGACCTGGGCCATTTGGTTGAAGTGATTTCCGGCCCTCCTGACCCGCAGCTTGACAAGGACATTCCTGTCTTCAGATTGCCATGTCTCGATCTTTACGACCCAAAAGACCCCTTCAGGACCCCCACCTTAAAGGAGCTTTCCAATCCCATAAATCTCATCGAATGGATTGGGGTTTCCACCATGGGGTTTCCTGAGCCGTTTACCTTTGGGCTCAGGGCATATCTTTTTTTAAGAAATAAATATCATCAATACCATATCATCCATGATAACCAGAGCCTTTCTTATGGAGTATGGGCAATCAGCAAATTGGTTCCCACCATTGCCACCATTCATCACCCCATCACCGTCGATCGAAATATTGAGATTAAAGCCGCTTCATCGTTGTGGAATAAATTGAAACAGATGCGATGGTATTCGTTTATCGGAATGCAAAAACAGGTGGCCGGTCGACTGTCGCGAATCATCACGGTATCCAAATCGGCAAAAGTGGATATCAGCAACAATTTTAAAATCCTTCCGACCAGATTCAATATTGTTCCCAATGGCATTGATACCAACCTTTTTTTCCCCATGCCGGGGGTGACCAGGGGAAAAAACCGCATCATTGTCACCAACAGTGCGGATACACCCTTAAAAGGGCTTAGCTACCTTATGCGGGCGGTGGCTGAAATAGCAAAAAATCGTAAAGTCAGGCTGGTTGTGATCGGAACTCCCAAAAAAAGAAGCGGCATAGTAAAACTGATTAGAGAGCTTAATATCGGAAGTTCAGTGACATTTACCGGCCGAATCGATCATCAGAGCTTTGTGGAACAATATGCCAAGGCCGCTCTGGCAGTGGTGCCTTCCGTTTATGAAGGGTTTGGCCTTCCTGCGGGTGAAGCCATGGCATGCGCCGTTCCGGTGATCAGCACAACCGGTGGTGCGTTGCCTGAAGTAGTGGGTGATGCAGGAATCGTGGTTCCTCCTGCCGACGCTGACGCACTTGCCAAAGCCATCATAAAAATCCTGGATAACCCTGACATGGCTCAGCATATGGCCGCAGCCGGCTATAGAAGGGTGCAGCAACATTTTACCTGGAAAAGGGCGGCTGAGAAAACGGTGGAAGCATACCAGGAGGCGATCAATGATTACCGTAGATTTTAGCAGGCTTTCCATCAAGCCTGGCTTTCGCATCCTCGATATAGGTTGCGGGTCAGGCCGGCATATCTGTGCCGCATACCGGTTCAAGGATATCGTCGCTGTGGGTGCCGATCTTAACTTCAGTGACCTTTGCGAGGCAAAAGAAAGGTTGAAAACTCACCACCAGCTGGGAGAACACGGCGGGGGCGTATGGAGCCTTTCAGCTGCGGATGTAAGAAGGCTTCCGTTTAAGGATAATTATTTTGATCTGGTGATCTGTTCTGAGGTGATGGAGCATATCCCGGAGCATGAAGCCGCTGCAAGCGAGGTCATCCGGGTATTAAAACCCGGTTTTAATCTTGTGATCAGCGTTCCCAGATACTGGCCCGAGCGCATATGCTGGTTTCTTTCCGATGAATATCATCAGGTAAACCAGGGGCATGTCCGTATATACAAAAAAAAAGACCTTGTAATCCTGTTTGAAAACTTCGGCGTTAAAAAATGGGCCGGCCATTTTGCCCACAGCCTCCATACACCTTACTGGTGGCTGAAATGCCTGGTCGGCCCGACCCGGAAGGATTGCCTGCCGGTGAATCTATATCACCGGTTTTTGACCTGGGATATCATGAAAAAACCCCGGATTACTCGATTTGCCGATTACCTGCTCAACCCGATACTGGGGAAAAGTGTGGTGCTATATTTTAAAAAGACTTTTGAGCCAATTTCAAAACGTCTCAATATGCCCAACCTTTGAGTCAGACTCGGATCCCCTATCATCAGACCGCGGCCCTGGATTTTCATGACAGTACGTTAACCGCTTCTCTCATCAACTTGCCGATAGCCATCTTTTGAGGACACCTTTTCTCTGCCAAGGAATAGTCTATATTTTCCATTTGGAGCCGGACATTTTCCGGAATTGTTTTAAATTGAGCAGTGGCGTAATCGAATTCACCATAGCTGCGGAAATACATGAGATACCGCATCACATCACCGATGGGCACATTCATTGCAACATTGGATTCACAAATCTGGGTACAACCGGCGCAATAGTCTGAATGCGTTTCCCCAGCATAGCGGTGTAATAAATCAGTGTCTTTTACAGAGAGGTCGGTCCTGTTCAATGCAGCGGCTACATTGGCCTTAAGAATTGTCATGTTCGGCATCTGAGAACATATGCTGGAAATATTCGGATTTTGCCAAACGGCCATTAATTTGGCTTGGGCATCGGTAAATCCTTTTTGCAAAAATCGACCGGCCATTTTGAGTTCGGTAGCTGTATTTGTTTTAACCGATCCTCCGCCCTGTGTTTTCATGGCGGTTAATCCGATGCCCGCTTTTACACAGGCCTTTACCGCTCGCTTCATGCGGTCGGTATGCATCAAACGAAAATTGTAAGTCATCATAATGCCGTCGATCCAGCCAAGCTTGGCAGCCTCCAGCATGCAGGTTTCCATATTGCGGTGGGTACTGAAGCCGAAAAAACGGATTTTTCCCTCCGCCTTGGCCTTTTCCGCCCAGATTTTGGTGCGTTCATCCAATTCACCAATATCGCTGATTCCATGAACAAAATAAAGATCAATATAGTTGGTATTCATTCTTTTAATGGATCGATCAAGGAGCCGGGTCATGCCTCTGGGATTCCGGGCATCGGATTTGGTCACCAGAAAAATCGTATTGCGATCTTCGGGATATTTTTTAAAATATTTTCCAATGCCCGTTTCGCTGCCGCGCTGATAGCAATCTGCTGTATCCCAGTAGGTTACCCCCCAACGCACGGCCTGTTTCATCATTATCTGGTTAGAAGCGATGTCGAACATTCCGCCCAGTGAAAGTATTGAAATTTTTGCTCCGGTTTTGCCGAAGGACCGGACAGGGACCTTTTTATGGGTTTCGGTTGCGTTTGCAATTTGACCGACCGGTACCATGACCGCTCCCAATCCAGCACTACCGGTAGCCTTTAAGAAATCCCTGCGAGACCATCTTCCATCATGTGGGTTCATTTTATATCCTCCGATATTTTCTATTTTTTTTAACATTTCACTTTAATCCTTGAATCTTTTTAGGCTCAACAATTCTTTGGGAAAAGATTGTAGAATAATAAATGGCTAATGGCTGAATTAAAGTTGTGTTTTCATGAAAATACATCTATCGCTTCTTTCATCAACTTGCCGATAGCCATATTTTGAGGGCACCTTTTCTCTGCCAAGGAATAATCCATATGGGTGATTTCCTTGCGGACATTCACAGGTATTTTTTGAAATCTTGTTTTTGCCCGCTGATGGTTTCCATAGCTGCGGGCATACATGAGACAGCGCATCACGTCACTGACCGGGACATCACCTTGAATAGAAGGTTCACAGATGTCGGCGCAGCCGGCACAATACTGTGAACGCGTTTCTTGTGCATATTGTCGAAGAAGCCCCATATCCCAAAGGGAAAGTTTTGTTTTATCCACTGCAGCGGCAACGTTTGACATCAAAATGGTCATATTGGGCATTTCCGAGCATATGCTGCTGATATAAGGATTGTCCCAGACGGCTTTAAGTTTGGCCTGGGCACAGGCCTCCACCGCTCGTTTCATTTCATCGGTGTGCATCATTCGATAATTATAACTCATCATAATGCCGTCAATCCAGCCCAGTTTGGAAGCATGTAACATGCACGCTTCCATGTTTCTGTGAGTACTGAAACCAAAAAACCGGATTTTGCCCTGGGCTTTCTTTTTGTCAGCCCATACCTTGGTTTTATCATCCAGATCACTGATGTGACTCACCGAATGTATAAAAAAAAGGTCAATATAATCGGTTTTCATGCGTTCAAGAGATAGGTCAAGGTCCTGGCTCATTCCTTTAAGGGTCCATGCGTGGGATTTGGTTACCAAAAATATCCGTTTCCGGCTTTCCGGGTATTTTTGCAGATATTTGCCGATACCCTTCTCGCTCTTGCCACCCATGTAAGAATTGGCCGTATCCCAATAGGTGACCCCCCATTTGAAGGCCTGTCTGAGCACCAACAGACTCATGGATGTGTCCAGGCTCCCTCCATAAGACAGTATAGAAACATCTGCTCCAGTTTTTCCGAACGGACGAGTTGGTATTGTTTTTGGCCCTTTGGAAGCTCCTGCAAAAGGGGGGATAGCTGCAAAGATTGAACCCAAACCCGCTGCACCGGCAGCTTTCAAAAAATTTCGTCGGGTGTGGCTGTGTTTTATTGCTGACATACAAAACTCTCCATTTTTAAGCTAGACGCTAATATTTAGGCTGTTGAAAGAAAATTACCCCCAAAATATCATGACTGTTTAACAAGCAATACGTGTTCGGGATTTCTCGATTCATTGTCTGCCGTTACCCGGATCGCACGCTTTCCCGGAACCGGGCACTCGTGTTCGCAGATGCCGCAACCGATGCAGTGTTTGGGATCGACATAGGGTTGCTGAAGCCGTATCTGAATTTCAAGGCGACTTCCCGGTGGCGGTGGTGATTCAAAGGGCAATCCGTCGGCAACTCTCAAGCCCCTTTCCCAGGTGCTGACGATTCTCCGCCGACGAGGACTCGAGGACGATGGAACCACCGCAAAATAATCACCCGTAGCAAATTGATTCATGCTGGACACGGTGCCTTGAAACTCGATATAATATGCATCGGCCTTTGCGACAGTTAGCCTGGAACCCTTATCAACCGTGTTGAAAACTTCGCGGGTTCGAATGGCCTTGGGACTCACCGGGCAATTCTCCTGGCACACAATACAGGGCCTGTCCATTGCCCAGGGCAGACAACGACCCCGGTCGACAAAGGCGGTTCCAATTTTAATTGGTCCCTGTTCGGCATAGCTGTTTTTTCCCAGTCTTTCATCAAGGCTGATGGGCCGTATCGCTGCTGTGGGGCAAAGATTCCCACAGGCAATACAATTAAACTGACAACCGCTGGTTCCGATACGGAAATTGAGAACCGGGGCCCACAAACCTTCAAGACCGCCCTGCACACCCGCCGGCTGGATCACATTGGTCGGGCAAATGCGCATGCACTGGCCGCACTTGATGCAGCGGGATAGGAACTCTTTTTCCGGTAGGGCACCGGGAGGACGCACCAAACCCGGGTTCCAATTTCCAGCAAGATGGCCGCTCACCCGCAGCATGGGAATGGCTGCAGCTCCGGAAACTGCCGAGACCAAAAATTGCCTGCGAGACAGATCCGGTGCGAGAATTTCACCCGAAGCGGAAGGAACGATCTGATACGTCATTAAATGGTTGCGGCACTCGTTCAAACAGTTCATGCACAGGACGCATTCGCTGATTCGAATTTGCGAGGTTGGTGAGCACGCCCCTTCACAATTCTTTTCACAGAGTTGACAATCGGCACATTCATTTTTTGTTTTACCCATTCGCCAGAGGGTGACACGACTCAATATACCGAGCATTGCCCCCGTCGGACATATGAAACGGCAAAAAAAGCGCGGTACCACTATATTTAGCAATACCGCTGACAAGAATATACCTGCAATCAGCCAGGTACCGGTGTAGGCACGTGGACGGGTTGAA
Coding sequences within:
- the lnt gene encoding apolipoprotein N-acyltransferase, with translation MKTPESDKIKLALSISSGLLLTGSFPNVNFSWLAWFAFVPLFISLRDLSWKKSFLLGFCTGLTHYFTLIYWLIHTMRTYGHLPWHLSVMVLILFSAYLALYFAVFSATISRLLVKPSVLFLMLPVFWVGLEYIRSFFLSGFPWELIGYSQFNQLHILQISDIFGVYGVSFLVVLSNAAIFIGFLFLSGLKWQDTKITIKLALFSISLFLFIFIIVWSYGALRIESIDRLVANSSSKRVTIVQGNIKQSEKWDQAFQLATIKKYIDLSHAAKGQKTDLVVWPETAAPFYFLKDTKLSQMIIKGIADIPADFVIGSPCYDRRNHKVEYYNSAYLISSAGHVYGRYDKAHLVPFGEYVPLKRWLPFLGKIVEHVGDFRPGKKGDTLQWNTHKLGFLICYEIIFPDLSRAMAKNRAALLVNITNDAWYGRTGAPYQHFSKAVFRAVENRRALVRSANTGISGFIDPVGRVTDSTELFQDAVRTDSVPLITETSFYTRFGDWFAICCMGLLLLVILANLMRNAGKK
- a CDS encoding hydroxymethylglutaryl-CoA lyase; protein product: MILNLPDKITLIEVGPRDGFQFEKKIVPTHLKDEIISGLVDAGFKDIQVTSFVHPQVVPQLADAEDLLKSLPSIKDVRYWALVLNEKGIERAQLSGLQHIEISISASDTHSRKNAGMPFETALEKGKDMIRLAQKYKMKIRAGIQCAFGCAYEGKISEEHVVKIARDFLETGIHTLAISDTTGMANPFSIKGLIKKLLPEVDKIPVVLHLHDTRGLGLVNVMAAMECGVARFDTALAGMGGCPFVPGAAGNIATEDTAWLMKSLNIETGVDISKVANCSQKLETFFNKKFPGKMHRLMKKKPP
- a CDS encoding glycosyltransferase family 4 protein; this translates as MEKHAPLRICLLSYRSNPHSGGQGVYVKNLSRALKDLGHLVEVISGPPDPQLDKDIPVFRLPCLDLYDPKDPFRTPTLKELSNPINLIEWIGVSTMGFPEPFTFGLRAYLFLRNKYHQYHIIHDNQSLSYGVWAISKLVPTIATIHHPITVDRNIEIKAASSLWNKLKQMRWYSFIGMQKQVAGRLSRIITVSKSAKVDISNNFKILPTRFNIVPNGIDTNLFFPMPGVTRGKNRIIVTNSADTPLKGLSYLMRAVAEIAKNRKVRLVVIGTPKKRSGIVKLIRELNIGSSVTFTGRIDHQSFVEQYAKAALAVVPSVYEGFGLPAGEAMACAVPVISTTGGALPEVVGDAGIVVPPADADALAKAIIKILDNPDMAQHMAAAGYRRVQQHFTWKRAAEKTVEAYQEAINDYRRF
- a CDS encoding class I SAM-dependent methyltransferase is translated as MITVDFSRLSIKPGFRILDIGCGSGRHICAAYRFKDIVAVGADLNFSDLCEAKERLKTHHQLGEHGGGVWSLSAADVRRLPFKDNYFDLVICSEVMEHIPEHEAAASEVIRVLKPGFNLVISVPRYWPERICWFLSDEYHQVNQGHVRIYKKKDLVILFENFGVKKWAGHFAHSLHTPYWWLKCLVGPTRKDCLPVNLYHRFLTWDIMKKPRITRFADYLLNPILGKSVVLYFKKTFEPISKRLNMPNL
- a CDS encoding aldo/keto reductase; the encoded protein is MNPHDGRWSRRDFLKATGSAGLGAVMVPVGQIANATETHKKVPVRSFGKTGAKISILSLGGMFDIASNQIMMKQAVRWGVTYWDTADCYQRGSETGIGKYFKKYPEDRNTIFLVTKSDARNPRGMTRLLDRSIKRMNTNYIDLYFVHGISDIGELDERTKIWAEKAKAEGKIRFFGFSTHRNMETCMLEAAKLGWIDGIMMTYNFRLMHTDRMKRAVKACVKAGIGLTAMKTQGGGSVKTNTATELKMAGRFLQKGFTDAQAKLMAVWQNPNISSICSQMPNMTILKANVAAALNRTDLSVKDTDLLHRYAGETHSDYCAGCTQICESNVAMNVPIGDVMRYLMYFRSYGEFDYATAQFKTIPENVRLQMENIDYSLAEKRCPQKMAIGKLMREAVNVLS
- a CDS encoding aldo/keto reductase codes for the protein MSAIKHSHTRRNFLKAAGAAGLGSIFAAIPPFAGASKGPKTIPTRPFGKTGADVSILSYGGSLDTSMSLLVLRQAFKWGVTYWDTANSYMGGKSEKGIGKYLQKYPESRKRIFLVTKSHAWTLKGMSQDLDLSLERMKTDYIDLFFIHSVSHISDLDDKTKVWADKKKAQGKIRFFGFSTHRNMEACMLHASKLGWIDGIMMSYNYRMMHTDEMKRAVEACAQAKLKAVWDNPYISSICSEMPNMTILMSNVAAAVDKTKLSLWDMGLLRQYAQETRSQYCAGCADICEPSIQGDVPVSDVMRCLMYARSYGNHQRAKTRFQKIPVNVRKEITHMDYSLAEKRCPQNMAIGKLMKEAIDVFS
- a CDS encoding 4Fe-4S binding protein is translated as MLLLWFCVVTTLGDQWWQLRGWPVNWLIQLDPLVGLATLLSTKTVYAGLLWGLVTIVFTIILGRFFCGWICPFGSIHQFVGFLAKRNRPIPEKIKLNRYHPGQSIKYWILIFLLTVSALELAVDLILLPETNRLLFGILLLAILTWMIFNAMRQTRANAKKMALVFLIILAVWLLLSALYNGYQTSQAALQIGLLDPIPLVYRSINLILLPLVDHTSISISTRPRAYTGTWLIAGIFLSAVLLNIVVPRFFCRFICPTGAMLGILSRVTLWRMGKTKNECADCQLCEKNCEGACSPTSQIRISECVLCMNCLNECRNHLMTYQIVPSASGEILAPDLSRRQFLVSAVSGAAAIPMLRVSGHLAGNWNPGLVRPPGALPEKEFLSRCIKCGQCMRICPTNVIQPAGVQGGLEGLWAPVLNFRIGTSGCQFNCIACGNLCPTAAIRPISLDERLGKNSYAEQGPIKIGTAFVDRGRCLPWAMDRPCIVCQENCPVSPKAIRTREVFNTVDKGSRLTVAKADAYYIEFQGTVSSMNQFATGDYFAVVPSSSSPRRRRIVSTWERGLRVADGLPFESPPPPGSRLEIQIRLQQPYVDPKHCIGCGICEHECPVPGKRAIRVTADNESRNPEHVLLVKQS